The genomic segment GCATTAAAGATTTAAAGGTGCAGTTGGAATTGGCTGAACTCATTATTAATCAAGGCTGGAGCGTACGTGAGCTTGAAGAAGCGATTCAAAAGCTTGAGTCACTTAAGGATGAGGACAGCAATGATGGCAAACAGGCGAAAAGCAAAGCGAAGAAGCGTGATCCTTATATTGAAAGTTTAGAGGAATCGCTCAGAGAACGATTCAAAACAACGGTGAAAATTAAGCAGCAAAAGGATAAAGGTAAAATTGAGCTTCAATATTATAATAAACAGGACTTGGAACGGCTTCTGGAGATGCTTCAATACATGGCGTAGTCTTGATAAGATAGCATACCCGAGGTGTAATCTTTGATCCTGAAGATTAAACTAAGGTATGCTATTGTTATGAGAAGACACGTAAGTGATGGTGGGAGTGGATGAATGATGAAGGCTAATGGTGAGGAAATCATTTATTTAGATCATGCTGCAACATCATGGCCGAAGCCTGACTCGGTTATTGAAGCGGTGCAGCATGCTATGATGCATGACGCGGCTAACCCGGGGAGAGGCAGTCATCGCATGGCTGTGCGTGCTAGTCGTGTATTGTTTGATACACGAAAGCAGCTGGCTAAGTTGTTTAAGGTGAGAAACCCTAATGATATTGCCTTTGCAGGGAATACAACAGGCGCTTTGAATATGGCGATAAAAGGGTATATAAAAGAAGGCGATCATGTAGTTGCTACTGGGATTGAGCATAATTCCGTAAGACGGCCGTTAGAATTTCTGAAGCAGTCGCTCGGAATAAAGGTTACCTATATTGAGGCAGATGAACAGGGGAACATAACGGTAGATCAAGTGAGAGATGCGCTTATGCCGCAGACGACGCTGGTTATCGTAAGTCATAGTTCAAACCTGCTCGGAACCATTGTTCCTTTAGCTGAAATTGGCGAGCTAACCCGCCAAAGAGGTGTAAAGCTGCTAGTGGATGCGGCTCAAAGTGCGGGGATTTTGGAAATTGATGTTGAAGCAATGGGAATTGATATGCTGGCTTTCCCAGGACATAAAGGGCTGCTCGGTCCACAGGGCACAGGGGGCTTGTATATCCATCCGGAGCTAGACCTTGTCCCAATGCTGCATGGAGGCACTGGAAGCCAATCTGAGGCAGCTGAGCAGCCTCATGTGCGTCCAGATCGTTATGAAGCAGGAACTCAAAATACACCCGGCCTGGCAGGTTTGAAGGCAGGCGTAGAATATGTTCTGAATGAGACGGTTCATAAAATCCATACTAAGGAATGGACACTTACTCAGCAGATGATGGAGGGGTTATCCGAAGTAGAAGGAATCAGGCTGCTTGGACCGAAGCTTGGGGAGCAGCGGACGGGCATGGTTTCTTTTGTGGCGGATGGCGTTGATCCTTCGGAGATGTCTTTTATTTTGGACCAGCATTATCAAATCGCTGTGCGTGCGGGCTTTCATTGCACACCGCTTGCTCATGCCAGTGCGGGTACGATGGCTACAGGAGCGATTAGAGCGAGTGTGGGTTATTTTACAACGGAAGCGGAAGTGCGTGCGCTCGTTGATGCGGTGCGTGAAATACGTGCGCAATATAAAATTTGATTTTCTTCTGGGGGCGGAAAGGTTTACATGAATGATTGGATGAACAACCCTTTATACGGTTTGTTGGCATTGCTGGTAGTGCTGCTTTTTATTATTTTAATTTGGGTTATAAGTCTAGGAAGAAGGCTTAAAAAATTACGCAAGCAGTACGTAGAGGTTATGGGTGATACGGGTATTACGAACATTGAAGAAGTCGTTATTGGGTTGAAGCAGGAAATAGCCGAGCATGCCAGGTATTCGAGAGTAGTAGAAGCGAAGCTGGAACAACTGGAACGGCGCCAGCTTGAGGAGAAGGGACGCTTGGGTGTTATTCGCTATAATGCATTCTCGGAGCAAGGAAGCGACCTTAGCTTCTCCATCGCGATTGTAAATGCGGCGCAAGACGGAGTCGTCGTATCAAGCATTCATAGCAGGGATAGTGCATATGTGTATGCCAAGCCATTAGAGGCTGGACAATCAACGTATCCGTTAACACCGGAAGAGCTGCAAGCAATTGCGAAAGCGAAATAAAAACGGCGGGCCAAAGGCTGGAGACTGGATCATTCGGCTGATGCAGCTTGC from the Paenibacillus sp. BIHB 4019 genome contains:
- a CDS encoding aminotransferase class V-fold PLP-dependent enzyme; the protein is MKANGEEIIYLDHAATSWPKPDSVIEAVQHAMMHDAANPGRGSHRMAVRASRVLFDTRKQLAKLFKVRNPNDIAFAGNTTGALNMAIKGYIKEGDHVVATGIEHNSVRRPLEFLKQSLGIKVTYIEADEQGNITVDQVRDALMPQTTLVIVSHSSNLLGTIVPLAEIGELTRQRGVKLLVDAAQSAGILEIDVEAMGIDMLAFPGHKGLLGPQGTGGLYIHPELDLVPMLHGGTGSQSEAAEQPHVRPDRYEAGTQNTPGLAGLKAGVEYVLNETVHKIHTKEWTLTQQMMEGLSEVEGIRLLGPKLGEQRTGMVSFVADGVDPSEMSFILDQHYQIAVRAGFHCTPLAHASAGTMATGAIRASVGYFTTEAEVRALVDAVREIRAQYKI
- a CDS encoding DUF4446 family protein, which encodes MNDWMNNPLYGLLALLVVLLFIILIWVISLGRRLKKLRKQYVEVMGDTGITNIEEVVIGLKQEIAEHARYSRVVEAKLEQLERRQLEEKGRLGVIRYNAFSEQGSDLSFSIAIVNAAQDGVVVSSIHSRDSAYVYAKPLEAGQSTYPLTPEELQAIAKAK